In the Klebsiella aerogenes KCTC 2190 genome, one interval contains:
- a CDS encoding DUF1294 domain-containing protein produces the protein MKLGYFCYFLLALAAVGSVLLPHSIAMWFLLANVLTWLIYGIDKLAARKAWSRIPESTLLTFGLLGGWPGAIAGQQCFRHKTQKQPFRTYFIISIVLNVVVLVGGYWLYRNYGV, from the coding sequence ATGAAGCTCGGTTATTTTTGTTACTTCCTGCTGGCCCTTGCCGCCGTCGGCAGCGTGTTACTGCCCCATTCCATCGCCATGTGGTTCCTGCTGGCGAACGTACTGACCTGGCTTATCTACGGCATCGACAAATTAGCCGCCCGTAAAGCCTGGAGCCGGATCCCGGAATCCACCCTGCTGACCTTCGGCCTGCTCGGCGGATGGCCGGGCGCGATTGCCGGGCAGCAGTGTTTTCGCCACAAAACCCAGAAGCAGCCATTCAGAACATATTTCATTATTAGCATCGTGCTGAATGTTGTGGTGCTGGTTGGCGGATATTGGCTGTATCGGAATTATGGGGTATAG
- a CDS encoding DNA/RNA non-specific endonuclease produces the protein MDNCEVGCPTGGSQQTLFRAAYTLNNNPSRKLANWVAYKITRASEASNRERVWKQDPDLPAADTLAPADYRRANTLLAVDRGHQAPLASLGGAEDWPALNYLSNITPQEAALNQGAWARLEDAERALAERPEVTAVYAVTGPLFERHIATLPAAPGVEIPSGYWKIIFLDSGPQSGQYAAFVLDQATPRDANFCDHQVTVAEIERRTSPHLTLWSALPASVSTSLKTLPGTLAREMGCR, from the coding sequence GTGGATAATTGCGAAGTTGGCTGCCCAACCGGCGGCAGCCAACAGACGCTCTTCCGCGCGGCCTACACGCTGAACAATAACCCCAGTCGTAAACTGGCCAACTGGGTAGCGTATAAAATCACCCGTGCCAGCGAGGCCAGCAACCGTGAGAGAGTGTGGAAGCAGGACCCCGATTTACCCGCAGCCGATACCCTGGCGCCCGCCGACTATCGCCGGGCCAACACCTTACTGGCGGTCGATCGCGGCCATCAGGCACCGCTGGCGAGCCTCGGCGGCGCGGAGGACTGGCCTGCGCTGAACTATCTGTCGAATATCACCCCGCAGGAAGCGGCGCTGAATCAAGGAGCATGGGCGCGGCTGGAAGACGCGGAGCGCGCGTTAGCCGAGCGCCCGGAGGTGACGGCGGTTTATGCGGTTACCGGGCCACTGTTCGAACGGCATATCGCCACCCTGCCCGCCGCGCCGGGCGTGGAGATCCCCAGCGGCTACTGGAAGATTATTTTCCTCGATAGCGGCCCGCAGAGCGGCCAGTACGCAGCATTTGTGCTGGACCAGGCGACGCCGCGCGATGCTAATTTTTGCGACCATCAGGTGACGGTGGCGGAGATTGAGCGCCGAACCAGTCCGCATTTGACGCTGTGGTCGGCACTGCCGGCCTCTGTTTCTACATCGCTAAAGACTCTGCCGGGGACGCTGGCGCGGGAGATGGGTTGCAGGTAG